The DNA window AGAGCTGTTGTTTACTTCCTCagctttgtgtctctgtgtgtgtggcaacAAGCTAGTGTTACTGAGGGGAAGAATACAAAGAATACAAATCCACTATAAAATCCTCCATAGAACACACATCACTGTGCATAAAATGGGTCTCTCAAACACAGATAAATGTTCAAAATGCACTCTAGGCGCTACAGGCGACTACCCGTCCACCTGTACAACACTTTTAGGTTATGATAACACAGAAGCTTTCCTCAGTCTTGGGTTGCAGCATTCCCATCTCTCCCACGTTATGCATACTTGACAACTTATCCTCAGTTGAACTTCCACCAAAACACGCAAAACCCACACTGGTTGCCCTAGCTATCCCCAAGAAAGTCATCCTCAcaaactggaaaacaaacaaacaatgtcaGTACCTTCAGTAGCATTTGGACCACCATTTATTCCAGCTGCAACACTCTACCCtcaccatccatccatccgtcaTTCATACCTGCTTATCCTGTCCAGGGGGGCTAGAGCATATCCCAGTTCAAATCAAGTTTATATTTCTGTTAATCTCTTattctttcttctctgtcctctcttctgAGCCATTTTTCACtccctttcctgtctctgtcctcagGTTCTCTATGGAAGTTGTGATATGAAGAAAGAAGAGTCGTTGGCTGTGTGGACCCTCAAGGGAACTACTTTCTCTGACAACAGCACAAGAGTCGTATGTCAGCAGTCAAAGAATCCTGATGCACCTGCTGCTGTCCTACATGTTTATGGTGAAGACTTAGTCATTCTATATATACATTAATATTGCCTAATCCCTCTAATCCCCCATAATCAGAGAAGAACACCCAAGAGTGGTCTCTTAGAGGTAGTTATAGTTTCTGACTGATCAGATTTTGTACAAGCTGGTCATTCTCGACCAAAACATCTGTGGTAAATGCTCCCCCGTGCTTTAAATATATTACACACCAGGGTTTGTGCTGCCTGATCTCTGAACACTTGGTAATAGATGTGGCATGATTAGATAAACACGAATGGGATACCATCATGGCACATATCTAAACTCTGCTTTACAGTATTAAtagtgaatatactgtatcttatacatttgttatacagtatgtgttctcCTTCTCagcaaaaaaactttaaaaacatccAAGCTTGTTTTCATTCCTCACATCCTTCCAGCTCGCCATTTTTCTTGttatcttattttcttttttcgcCCTTCTCCTCCCTCACTCTGTCCTGTTATCTTCACTCCTAGATAACAGCATCAGCTATGCCACTCTCATTGGCTGTACTATCGGGGGCTTCTTCGGCATCCTGTTGGTGTTTGGTTTATTGTATACCATGCTGAAGAGATCTGAGACCCTCCAGAAGTGCTTCAGTAAGTACATTGCTTCAATTCACAggtgaaaaatgtaatgtgtaagTAATGTGTGATGTCTTTGTGCTTTCAGGGGGAAATGAAACAGAAGATGATATGACTACAATAGTAACAAAGGGCTGAAAGGAGACAGAAAGCCAAGGAAGACGCTGATGCTTGATACTTGATGTTGCTTTGTTAAACATATCCAGAGTTGGGCTCCATTCACCTTCTAACCAACAGAGAATAGAAACAGAAATtaacttttcttgttttcaaatCCTTTGAGCAATCTAAGAAAAGTGAATGCTGGATTTAGTTTGAAATGTTTGAGGCTGCATCCAGTCTGACCCCTGATATCTTCACTTCCTTGTTCTGCCCGTAGTAATTGGTCCTTGCATGCATTTTTCACAGCCTAACAGTGTATAATATAGTATCGAGCACTTCaaacaatacacaaaaaaattaagCCAGATTGCTTTCTCCACTTGTGCAGGGTCATGCATCAGTGTGCACGGTCTTTACCGTATATACCTTATAAatcatgtgtaaaatgtgttgttGGGTTCTGTAATGTGGCTAAAACAATTTAGTGTGCGTGTAGAAAGCAGAAGTCAGACTGTATGTAGCTTTTAAAAGCAATGATTTGAAGAACAGTCTGTCTAAAATATTAgtttaaatgaattatttacTAAATGTTCAATAGTTTTAACAATGTAAGTGTTAAGTGCAGACAGTAGCAGTAAGTGGTCACAGAGATGTTGTGAAAGTGCTGAGTAAGTAAAAATATCGCCTGCAGACAGACGCTGCTTAAATGAGGAATAGAAGAGTAGCTGTTCTTTGTGCTAGCACGTGTTTTACAGCTGTATACCAACAAACTATTGAAGGTAAGATGCTCACTGATGAGGGTCCCAGTTCTGCTTCTGGTTAAGTCCGCTACACTTTCACCGTTTGTCCACTTGAGGGAAGCACTTACTCCACAGATAACGAGCCAGTTAGTTGCTGTAACACTACAGAGAGAAATATTCACTTTAAAATAACTGATTGTAAAAACCAAACACTCAAACAACAATTTCTGTTTCCACCAGAACGTGTTGCACTTTTTTTGGTCAAATTATTCAATGAAGAAATTCCTTTATTTGGGATTTAGTCAGTGAAGTAAGTTAGATGTGATAATGTTGTCATGCCAAGGGcttttatatatttagattCTCAAGTAATTGGGCCTGATGTTGTCCGTTTGTGGTTACACAGGCATTGTCTTTGCATAAAGACAAAGCAGCTTATAGTGTTACAGTTACCAGAG is part of the Siniperca chuatsi isolate FFG_IHB_CAS linkage group LG9, ASM2008510v1, whole genome shotgun sequence genome and encodes:
- the LOC122881017 gene encoding uncharacterized protein LOC122881017, translated to MDKRRKGEMWKKRKVSHICLLLLGLLQSTTHTSAVNTTSAITTTISPPSPAALIYRTRPADVTVAVGKPAVFRCGVPKASPNLTFTFYGSHGNYSLTCPYGHMEDIPQVLYGSCDMKKEESLAVWTLKGTTFSDNSTRVVCQQSKNPDAPAAVLHVYDNSISYATLIGCTIGGFFGILLVFGLLYTMLKRSETLQKCFRGNETEDDMTTIVTKG